From the Phormidium ambiguum IAM M-71 genome, the window AATCCTTCTTCAAATGCCAAAGTAAGAACTGTTAGCCATTCTGGTTTTATTTCTGTTCCCGCCTGTATTCCTTTAATGTCTTTAGTATGAGTTAAACCCCCTAATGCCCAATTTACTCTAGTCAACATTTCTTTAGAAGAAAGACTTTTATCTGCTACTGTAAAACCTCCTTTATAAGCATCAATTTCTGGGAGAATTCTGATTAAGCTTTTTACATGAGCACTTTGGACAACCAAATTAAGATTGGGGTACTTTTGCATTAAAGTTTTAAGTAATTGAATGCCTGTTTCAGGTTTAGCGGTTACTCCTCGCTTTTCTGGTATGGAAAGATCCATCACTACTAAATCAGGGAGAAATCTTTCTACTTGCTCTTGAGCATCTTGAGCATTTTGGGCTGTAAGAATTTTCGCTTCAGGATATTGTTGTTTGATGACTTCCAGCGTGCCACCAAGAACTAATTCATGGTCATCAACTACTATAATTTTTAATTTAGTTAGATCTGCATTTTCTTGGGTCATAATCATCTCCGCAAAAGTTGGCTATTAATTTGTAATTGAGTCAGATTGTCTAACCCACTGAAAGCACCAATTTACCATAAGCTCCTCTTTCCATCGAATACACTGCCCTCCTGTTAAAAACTCAAAGGTTTGGCTTAAATATTCTAAATCTTTTTTATTCCAATAAGAAACTAATGTTAGTGTATCAGAGAAGGAAATCTGAAGGTTTAATTCACAAAGATTTCCTTGCCGTTTTAAGTCGATAACAATTGATACTTCGGTGATCGAGTCAGATATGGTTATTGTATTAAGCAGTTCTTCTAATGTATTTAAAATTAAAAGGTTACGCTCTAAGGAGTCTTGCTGCCAAACTACTGGGGAATTTAACTTAATTTTGATTTGAGGATTATCTGTTTTCCAGGTTTCAATTAGGTAGGAAATTGCTAGAGGCAAGCTATCTTCAATGTAAGCAGGGGATAAGCGATCGCTTAACTGCTGTAAATAATGATAAAACTTGTTCATTTGGTTTAACAAGTCATGATTTACCTTTGTTAAGTTAGCATCTTCTTTCAATAAGGATATTTCTAAACTACGACGAAGTGTAAAAGATTCTTGCAATAAGCTATCTCGAATTTTTTCTGATTCATAGGATAACTGCATTGATTGTTTGCTTTGCCACCACTGTAATGCCTGTTGTAATTTCGAGTA encodes:
- a CDS encoding response regulator transcription factor yields the protein MTQENADLTKLKIIVVDDHELVLGGTLEVIKQQYPEAKILTAQNAQDAQEQVERFLPDLVVMDLSIPEKRGVTAKPETGIQLLKTLMQKYPNLNLVVQSAHVKSLIRILPEIDAYKGGFTVADKSLSSKEMLTRVNWALGGLTHTKDIKGIQAGTEIKPEWLTVLTLAFEEGLQDKAISERMCVSERTVRHYWTKVQDVLGVYPEEGKNIRIQTHLRAREEGLID